A stretch of the Vigna radiata var. radiata cultivar VC1973A chromosome 7, Vradiata_ver6, whole genome shotgun sequence genome encodes the following:
- the LOC106769226 gene encoding syntaxin-22, protein MSFQDIEAGRPFGSRRGLANGKQDPTQAVAAGIFQINTAVSTFQRLVNTLGTPKDTPELREKLHKTRLHIGQLVKDTSAKLKQASDIDHHAEVNASKKIADAKLAKDFQAVLKEFQKAQRLAAERETAYTPFVPQAVLPSSYTAGELGVGSDKSPEERALLVESRRQEVLFLDNEIAFNEAIIEEREQGIQEIQQQIGEVNEIFKDLAVLVHEQGTMIDDIGSNIENSHAATAQAKSQLLKASKTQRSNSSLTCLLLVIFGIVLLIVIIVLAA, encoded by the exons ATGAGCTTTCAGGACATCGAGGCTGGTCGGCCCTTCGGTTCCAGGCGTGGCTTGGCCAACGGCAAGCAGGACCCCACGCAGGCAGTGGCTGCCGGAATATTTCAGATCAACACCGCCGTCTCCACCTTCCAGAGACTCGTCAACACCCTCGGAACCCCCAAAGATACCCCCGAGCTCCGCGAGAAGCT CCACAAGACAAGACTACATATTGGGCAATTGGTGAAGGATACATCAGCTAAACTTAAGCAAGCTAGTGACATTGATCATCATGCTGAAGTTAAT GCGAGCAAGAAGATCGCAGACGCTAAACTTGCGAAAGATTTTCAAGCAGTATTGAAAGAGTTTCAGAAGGCACAACGTCTTGCAGCTGAGAGGGAAACAGCATACACTCCTTTTGTTCCCCAAGCAGTCCTTCCTTCCAG CTATACTGCTGGTGAATTAGGTGTTGGTTCTGATAAATCACCAGAAGAGCGTGCCTTACTCGTGGAATCAAGGAG GCAGGAGGTTTTGTTCTTAGATAATGAGATTGCCTTTAACGAGGCCATCATTGAGGAAAGGGAGCAAGGCATTCAAGAAATACAGCAGCAAATTGGTGAAGTTAACGAGATCTTCAAAGATCTTGCTGTGCTTGTCCATGAGCAAGGAACCATgattg ATGATATTGGCTCCAACATTGAGAACTCCCATGCAGCAACAGCACAAGCAAAATCTCAACTTTTAAAAGCTTCAAAGACCCAAAGATCAAATTCCTCTTTG ACATGCTTGCTTTTGGTGATTTTCGGGATTGTGCTTCTGATCGTGATCATAGTTCTTGCTGCTTAG